GGTACGCACAGGGCGTCTTGGGCACGTACGGCTTGTAGTCCTGGCGAGGCGGACACTCCAGCAGCGGCAGGGACAACCCCAGCCGCTCGGCCGCGCCCAGCGAGCCGCGCAGGATGCCGGAGAGCACGCGTACGTCGTCCCGCGCGTCGTGGGCCTTCTCCTGCCGCACCCCGTAGTGCGCGGCGAGCGTGCCCAGCTTGAGGTCGGGCGTCGCGGGCCCGACGAGACGGTTGAGGGCCAGCGTGCACAACCGCCTGCTGACCGGCACCCAGGACCGAACATGGGCGAACTCGTGGGCCAGGAAGTCGTAGTCGAACTGCGCGTTGTGCGCGACCAGGACCCGACCGCTGAGCAGGGCCCCCACCTGAGGCGCGATCTCCTCGAAGGTGGGCGCACCGGCGAGACGCTCGGAAGTGAGACCGTGGATGTGCACAGGGCCGGGGTCGCAGCCCGGGTCGAGGAGGGTGGCGTACTCCCCCGTCTGCCGCCCCTGCGGGTCCAGCGTGACGATGGCGAGGGACAGCACCCGGTCCCGGCCGGGCCGCAGCCCCGAGGTCTCCACGTCCACGAGCGCCCAGTCGTGGAAGTACTCGGACTGGGTAGGCCACTTGAGCTCGGACGACAACAGGACCATAGGGCGCTTTCCCTCCCCCGGTGCGGCGAGCGGAGAGCCACTGCTCAGACCCTCTCGACCCGTCGGCGACGATCAACCAGGTGGGATTTTCGCACGCGAGGTGCGTGATACGTGAAGCCCCCGTGAAGGTCCCCGTGAAGACCCCCGCCCACAACTCACTGCCGCGTGCTGCCCATTTCGGCGGCGAAGAGCACGGGATCGCTGTCGTACCCCCGCACCATCCCGCGGAACCGCCACGCCCCGGACGCATCCCTGGTGAACTCCGCGACGGTCGCGGCGGTGGCGTCTGCGACACCCGCGAAGTCGTCCGCCAGCAACGGCCGGTACCCGTCGAGGACGACCACGCCGGCGTTGGCTATCTCCCCGAACGTACGAGGCCCGGTGTCCTGATGAATGGCCACCCCGACCACCACCCGCTCATAGGCGGACGACACCCGGTCGAACTCCAGCACCATCGCCTCGACGAACCCGTACCCCATACCGGTCTCGCTGTGCCGCGTCATGTTGATCGTGCCGTCCGGCGACCGGCTCTCGTAGTGCACGACATACACCGGCCGCCCGTGGGGATCGTCGACCGAGTAGGTCGCGGCGATGATGTCGAGATGCCGAGGCGGCTCCCCGTACGGGCTCGGATCCCATCGAAGCTTCACTTCGACCTTGCCCAGCCCGTCCCCGACCCCACTCACCCTGCCACTCCCCCTCATGCCGGGGCTAGACGCCCCCGTAACGTGAAGTATGCGTCGTGGCCAGCACTTTGATGCCTCGTCAACGGTCCCAGAATTCGGTCAAGATTTCTCCGGCCGGGTGCAAGCCGTTCCTCATGTCCCCATATGCCAGCGGGACTCGGCCGGCCCCAGCGCCACGTCCACGATCATGTCCTCCTGGCCGCCGACGAGCCTCTCGCGGTCGACGCGTACCGGGCGGTCCTGAAGCGGACGCGGGTGATGGTCCTGCGGGCCCGGCGTTCCAGCGGTCCGCGCAGCACCGACTCGCGGACGTCGGCGGGCGCGTGGGCCTGCTGACGTCCGCCCGTCTTGGCCACGTAGACCACTTCGGTGCCTTCGTGGATGCCGAGGTGGACCAGTTCGTGCGTGCGCTCGTACAGACACGGCGAGTGCCTTTGTCCGCCTCTCCGAGAGCCTCGTGCGTCATACGCGCGCCCATGCCGATCGATGCCCCGACCAGAGGCTGCGTGGTGACAGGCCATGCCCCTGGGACTGTGCGAGTCGGCGATCACGGAGACGTCACAAGGATGACCGAGAAGGCGCTTCGTCGGCCGTATCCCGGCGGACACACCGGGACGGCAGCGTCGGCACAGCACATTCCGGCAACAAGGCGCTTTCGGGGTGGATCAGGTCGGGGCGGCACCCCGTACGTTCTGCCGAACTTCGGAGGGCGGATCGAGGAGTGTGCGCGTGTTCAACCAGAACCGAGTCCTGCGAGGAGTGGCTGCTGTCGTGTCCATATCACTGGTGGCAGGATGCGGCGTATTCTCCAGCAGCGCAGAGGCCGGCGGACCCATAGTCGTCGGGACGACCAGCGCCCCCAGCACCCTCGATCCCGCCGGGTCCTGGGACGGCTCCTGGGAACTGTTCCGGAACATCTACCAGACGCTGCTCGCCTACCCCGACGGCGCCACCACCCCCCAGCCCGACGCCGCCAAGAGCTGCGCCTTCACGGACTCAGGCAACCGCACCTACCACTGTGAACTGCGCTCCGGCCTGAAGTTCACCGATGGCGACACACTCGACGCACGGGCCGTCAAGTACTCCGTCGACCGGATCCGGACCATCAACGCGCCCAGTGGCCCGGCCGGACTGCTCGGCAGCCTCGACCAGGTGCAGGTGATCAATGACCGCGAGGTGGTCTTCCACCTCAACAAGGCCGACGCCACCTTTCCGTTCGTGCTCGCCACCCCGGCCATGTCGATCGTCGACCCCGAGGACTACCCCGCCAAGTCGCTGCGCAGGGACGAGTCGGCACAGGGCTCCGGGCCGTACGCGCTCAAGTCCTACGACGACGGCGAGAAGGCCGAACTCGTCCGCAACAACGACTACCAGGGCTTCGCCGACCGGCAGAACGACGCGGTGACCCTCCGCTACTTCCATGATTCAGCCACGATGGTCGAAGCCCTGCGGTCCGGGGCGATCGATGTCACCTACCGTGGCATTGCCGCGTCCGACATCGTTGCCCTGCAGTCGTACAACTCCTCCGACCTGCAACTGATCGATGGCTCCGGTATCGACATCAACTATCTGGTGTTCAACCCCAAGGACCCATGGGCCAGGATTCCGGCCGTACGCAAGGCCGTTGCCCAGGTCGTAGACCGCCCGGCCATCGCCTTCCGGGTCTACCGGGGCACCGTCGACCCGCTCTACTCCATGGTCCCGGCCGGGCTGACCGGCCACACCCCCGGCTATTTCGACACCTATGGCGACCCCAGTACCTCCAAGGCCCGCAAGATCCTTGCTGCCGCCGGCATCACCCAGCGGGTTCCGCTCACTGTCTGGTACACCACGGACCGCTACGGCTCGGGGACCACGAAGGAGTTCCAGGAGCTCAAGCGGCAACTGGACGGCTCGGGCCTGTTCACCATCACCCTCAAGGGCCGGCCGTGGAAGGAGTTCGTCTCCGGTTACCAGAAGGGTGAGTACCCGGTGTTCGGGCGCGGCTGGTTCCCCGACTTCCCCGACCCCGACTGCTTCATCACCCCCTTCGTCGGTGACCACAACGCCCTCGGCACGCCTTATCCGTCACCCGTGATCACCGGCAAACTGCTGCCGGACTCCCGCAGCGAGAGCGACCGCGGCGAGGTCGTCGAGGACTTCGAGAGGGCCCAGCAGATCCTCGTCGACGACGCCCGCCTGATCCCGCTCTGGCAGGGGCGGCAGTACATCGCGGCCAGCGACGACATCTCCGGCGGCGAAGAGGCGCTCGACCCCTCGACGATCATGAAGATGTGGGAGCTGCACCGCAAGACCAGTTGGTGAATCGGCCGTCCGGCGCTGCTCGTCGGTACACACGCCACGAGCAGGCCCGGTGTGCAGTACGCCGGATCCGTTCTTGAGGCAGCAGGCCCGGCCGTCCTCGCGGTCCGGGCGACCGTTTCGGGCGGCGACTGTCACCGGTACGGCCGCCGGTCGGCGCCGTCCTCGGTGATGGCCGCGTGGGCACCGAGGATCTGGCGGTGGCCGTCGACGTTGACGCGGACCTCGATCAGCGCGTGCCCGACGAGGGTGCGGCACCGTCCCACGTGGCAAGGAGGCCGGCGGGGAAGCCGACGGTACGGGTCCTTCTTCCGTCGACGGACAGCCCATAGCGCAGCACGGATGACATCTCCGTCCCTGTCGTCGTCGCGGTGAGGGTCCAGAACTCGACCCGCATCGGCGCCGGTTCGCACAACGGCCGGGCATCGCCCTCACGCCGTGCCCCTGTCACGACCGCCGCGTCCTGGGAGGGCGACCCGCTCCCGTCGGTCGCCTCGTGGAAGGTCACCACGGACCGCAGCCCGCAACCAGCAGCGCGAGAGCCATCGCGCACCCTGTCCAAGCCCCGGGGCTCAGCCGGCGGCGGGTCCTGTCCGTGTTCGCCCTCGATCGGATCGTGCGGCCCGCGGGCATCTCGTGGCCCGGGCGGCGAGCGGTCTGTCCGGACCCCGCCCACGGCGGGGTCGTTCGACCGGCCGCTGTGTCCGTGCCGTGACCGGGAAGGCGCTCCGATGGCCGATGCGTGGCGTGCCGTGCGTCTCGTACCGCGTGCTCCGGAGGGCCTCGCGGGAGACGGTCTGCCGATCCGGTGGGCCGGCCCTGGCGATCCGTCGCCGAATTCGCCAAAGGGTTGAGCGCTTGTCGTCTCCTCTTCACGATGTGCCTGTCAAGTGCCCGACGGCAGGACCTCGGGCCCCAGCGCTGCAGAAGCGAGTCCAGCATGGTGCGTGTCCGTGCGTCTTTGTCTCAACTGCCCGCCTACGTCCCGGGCCGCAAACTGCCCGGAGCCATCGTTCTGGCCAGCAACGAATCGCCCCACGGACTGCTGCCCGGGGTGGCCGGCACGCTCGCGGAGGCGGCGGGCGGAGTGTCGCGGTATCCCGACCTGGATGCCACCGACCTGGTCCAGGCCCTGGCCGCGCACCACGAAGTCGATCCGGAGCGGATCGCGGTGGGCGCAGGCTCCTCCGAGGTCTGCGGACAGTTGCTGCACACGGTCGTCAGCCCCGCCGACGAGGTCGTCTTCGGCTGGCGCTCCTTCGAGGCGTACCCGATCCTCACCGCGGTCGCGGGCGGAACAGCGGTGAAGGTGCCCCTGCGTGAACACACTCTCGACCTCGACGCCATGGCCAAGGCGATCACCGACCGGACCCGGCTGGTGTTCGTGTGCAACCCCAACAACCCCACCTCCACCGCGCTCGGAGAGCGGGAGCTGCTCGACTTCGCCGACCGGGTGCCACGGGACGTGCTGATCGTCGTCGACGAGGCGTACCGGGAGTACGCCGATCCCTCCCTGGTCCCCGACGCCCTCGCCCTCCTCGGCGACCGGCCGAACGTGGTGGTGCTGCGGACCTTCTCGAAGGCGTACGGCCTGGCGGGGCTGCGCGTCGGCTACTGCATCGCACAGCCCGGTCTCGTCTCCCAGGTGCGCAAGACCCAGGTGCCGTTCAGTGTCAGCGCCCTCGCCCAGCGGGCAGCCGTCCTCGCCCTTGGCGAAGGCGCGGAGGTCGCCCGGCGGGCCGCGCTCACGGTCGCCGAACGGGACCGTGTCACCCGGCGGTTGCGTGAGCTGGGCCACGATGTCCCCGACTCCCACTCCAACTTCGTCTGGCTGCCGCTCGCCGACGACAGCGCGGACTTCGCCGCGCACTGCCTCGACGGGAGGGTCGTGGTCCGCCCGTTCCTCGGTGAGGGCGTCCGGGTGACGATCGGTCTGCCGGAGGAGAACGACGCCCTGCTCGCACTCGCCACGGCGTGGAGAGGCTGAAGGCGATGCGCCCCAGCGCGTACGAACGGCATCGCGAGCTGCTCCAGAGCGTCGCTCGGGGCCTCGCCGCCGGTGAGCGCCGCCGTCCCTTCACCGAGGCGACCGGCCAGGACGCGGCCGAGGCGGGGATGAGATCGACACGCACCGCCGGGAAGGTGTTCGACTCCCTGCTGGGGAAGCCCTTCGAACTGGGCCAGCCCGGCGAAGTCGGCCGCGTGGGCACCGAGTCCTCGCCGTACTTCGGCGATCTGGGTATCGCCTACCCACGCTGTGACCCGTCGGAGCTGGTCGCGGCGGCTGCGCGGGCCGCGGCAGGCTGGCGGGCCGCGGGGCCGTACCAGCGCGCGGGACTCGCCGTGGAGATCCTGCGTCGGCTGAACACCCGCAGTCACGAGCTGGCCCTTGCGGTACACCACACCACCGGCCAGCCGCTGTCGGCCGCGCTGCGCGCCGCCGGGCCGCGCGCCCAGGACCGCGCGCTGGAAGCCGTGGCCCAGGCGTTCACCGAGTCGGAGCGTGTCCCGGCCGACCTGCGGTGGGAGAGCGCCGTACGGGGCGGGCGGCCGCTGGCGATGCAGGGCGGCTGCGCCCTGGTGCCCCGCGGGGTGTCGCTGCTCGTGGGCTGTCCGGACTTCCCGCTGTGGAACGGGTATCCAGGCCTGTTCGCCAGCCTGGTGACCGGCAACCCCGTCATCGTCGCCCCGCATCCGCGCTCGGTGCTCCCGTTGGCGATCACGGTGCGGGTCGCCCGGCAGGTGCTCGCGGAAGCCGGTCATCTCCCGGATGTCGTGACCCTGGCGGTGGCGGAACCGGAGCGGAGGGTGCACCAGCGGCTGGCCACGGACCCGGAGGTGCGCATCGTCGACTTCACCGGCTCCGCGCGATTCGCCGACTGGCTGGAAGTGCACGCCCGTCAGGCCGTCGTGTTCGCCGACCGGAGCGGGCTGAACACCATGGTCGTGGACTCGACCGAGGACTACCGGGGCCTGGTGCGGGGCCTCGCCCTCGCCATGTGCCTGTGCAACGGCACGGTGCGCACCACGCCGCAGAACATCCTGGTGCCCGAGCGGGGCTTCGGTACCGACGAGGGCCACAAGACCCTCCGGGATCTCGGGGCCGACCTCGGCGAGGCCGTGGACCGTCTGCTCGGGCATCCCACACGCGTGGCTCGGGTGCTGGGCGCGATCACCTGCGACGAGGTGCGCGGCGCCCTCGCCGGGGCCTCGCGGCACGGCCCGGTCCTGCACGCCTCCGCTCCCGTGCCCCACCCGGATCATCCGCACGCCGATGTGCGCAGCCCGCTGCTCGTGCGGCTGCGGGCCTCGGACGAACGCGTCTACACACGCGAATGGCCCGGACCGGTCTCCTTCCTGGTGGGGACCGAATCGACCTCGCACAGTCTGGCGCTCCTGCGGCGTGCGGCGGCGCGGCACGGCGCGCTCCACGCGTCGGTGCACTCCACCGATCCGCTGGTGCTGGCGGCCGCCGAGACGGCGGCGCTGGGCGCCGGGGCTCATCTGACGGTGAACCTCGCCGACCTGCCGGCCGACCCTTCCTCGGCCCTCGCCGACCCGCCGGGCAGCGCCGCCCATTTCGTCACCGGACGGTTCCGTGTCGTGCGTTCCCGGTGGCCGGTACCGCAGGCCGCTGCCCGGCCGGCCCAGGCGGCGGAACAGCCGGCTGCCCGCGTGCCGGAGCCCGCCTCGGTCGCCGTCCCGGACTCCGGCCCGGCCGCCGAACTGATCGACGTGTGAGCGGGCCGGTCCTCACGCGGTCCAGACGGCGCCGCGCCCACGTACCTCGTCGAAGACCAGCCAGGTGCGGGTCGAGCGCACTCCCGGCACCGCCTGGATGCTCTCCAGCACGACCTGGCGCAGGACCATGTTGTCCGGTGCGCGCACCAGCACCAGCACATCGAAGTCGCCTGTGACGAGCGCGACATGCTCTACGTACGGGATCTCGCGCAGAGCGCGGGAGATGTCACGCCAGGCGTTCTGGTCGATGCTCATCGTGACGTAGGCGCTGGTACCGAGGCCGGCCCGCTGTGCGTTCAGCTGTGCCGTGAAGCCCGTGATGACGTCCTCGGCCACCAGTCTGCCGATGCGCGTGTAGGCGTTGGCCCGGGAGATGTGGACCTGCTCGGCGAGCGCACGGACCGAGATCCGGCCGTCGCCGAGGAGCCTGCTGAGGATCTGACGGTCGATGTCGTCGAGCGGGACGGCACTTTGTCCCACCACCGAGCCTGCCGGTGCGTTTTCCTCAGACACATTGTTCTCCCGATTCGCTCAATTCGGCAGTTCATCGCCAGTTCGGCCGAGCTATTGAACACATATTCCGTGGTCGCGACCATTCTCCTGTCAAGTGTCCAGAGAAAGTGAGTGCCCTCCATGTCTGTGAAGAGCCTCCGCCAGACGGTCCAGGGCCTCCTGCCGTCACTGACGCCCGTGCGATTCGTGGCCGAGGACGGCACGCCGGTCGCCAGGCAGCCGGCCGACTACGCCGAGCCCTCGCTGGAGGTCCTGCGCGAGGCCTTCCGGCAGATGGTCCTGGGACGCCGGTTCGACACCCAGGCGACCGCGCTCACCAAGCAGGGCCGGCTCGCGGTCTACCCGTCCAGCCGGGGCCAGGAGGCCTGCCAGATCGGCGCCGTGCTCGCACTGCGCCCGGACGACTGGCTGTTCCCCACCTACCGCGACTCGGTGGCCCTGGTGTCCCGCGGCATCGACCCGATCGAGGTGCTGACGCTGCTGCGCGGCGACTGGCATTGCGGTTACGACCCCGCCGCCACCCGTGTCGCCCCGCAGTGCACCCCGCTGGCCACACAGGTGCTGCACGCGACCGGTATGGCCGAGTCCCTGCGCCGCGCGGGCCACGACGGCGTGGCGATGGCCCTCGTCGGCGACGGTGCCACCAGTGAGGGCGACTTCCACGAGGCGCTGAACTTCGCGGCCGTCTTCCGCGCGCCGGTCGTCTTCTTCGTCCAGAACAACAAGTACGCGATCTCCGTACCGCTGGCCCGGCAGACCGCGGCGCCCGCGCTCGCGTACAAGGGCATCGGCTACGGCGTGCGCTCCGAGCAGGTCGACGGCAACGACCTGGTCGCCGTGCTGGCGGTGCTGACCACGGCCGTCGAGCACGCGCGCGCCGGAGGTGGTCCCGTCCTGGTCGAGGCGCACACCTACCGCATGGACGCGCACACCAACGCCGACGACGCCACCCGCTACCGGGAGGACGACGAGGTCGAACAGTGGCGGGGTGCCGACCCGGTCGACCGGCTTGAGGCGTTCCTGCGCTCGCGGAACGCGCTCACCGACGAGGACGTGGCTGCGCTGCGGGAGGAGGCCGAGGACCTGGCCGCGCGGGTGCGCGCGGGCATGAACGCGGACCCCGAGCTGGACCCACTGGAGCTGTTCGCCCACGTCTACGCCGAGCCGACGCCTCAACTGCTCGAACAGCGGGCGCAGTTGGCGGCCGAGCTGGCGGAGGCCGACGCCGCCCCCGCACCGCACGAGCAGGAGGACTGAACACGATGGCCAAGGTCACGATGGCGCAGGCGCTGAACACCGCCCTGCGCGACGCTCTGCGCGAGGACGAGCGGGTGCTCGTCTTCGGCGAGGACGTCGGTCCGCTCGGCGGGGTGTTCCGCATCACCGACGGGCTGACGCGCGACTTCGGAGAGCAGCGCTGCTTCGACACCCCGCTGGCCGAGGCCGGCATCGTCGGTCTGGCGGTCGGCATGGCGATGGGCGGGTTCCGGCCCGTGGTGGAGATGCAGTTCGACGCCTTCGCGTACCCGGCGTTCGAGCAGGTCGCCTCCCACGTCGCCAAGTTCCGCAACCGCACCCGCGGGCGGATCGGCCTGCCGATGGTCATCCGCATCCCGTACGCGGGCGGGATCGGCGGAGTGGAGCACCACTGCGACTCCAGTGAGGCCTACTACGCGCACACCCCGGGACTGAAGGTCGTCACCCCGGCAACGGCCGAGGACGCGTACTGGCTGCTGCGCGACGCGGTGGCCGACCCCGACCCCGTGATCTTCCTGGAGCCGAAGAAGCTGTACTGGTCACGTGAGGAGGCCGACCTGGAGGCGCGGGAGGCACCGCCGTTCGGCCGGGCGGCGATCCGCAGGGCAGGGCGCGACGCCACGCTGATCGCCTACGGACCGTCGGTCCCGGTGGCCCTGGCGGCGGCCGAGGCTGCCGCCGAGGACGGGATCGACCTGGAAGTCGTGGACCTGCGGACCCTGGTGCCCTTCGACGACGAGACCGTCACGGAGTCGGTCCGCAGGACCGGGCGGTGCGTGGTCGTGCAGGAGGCCCAGGGCTTCGCGGGAGTCGGCGCGGAGATCGCCGCGCGGGTCCAGGAGCGCTGTTTCCACTCCCTGGCCGCGCCCGTGCTGCGGGTCTCCGGCTTCGACATCCCCTATCCGCCGCCGAAGCTGGAGTATGCGCACCTGCCCGGCGTCGACCGGATCCGCGACGCCGTCGACCGGCTGCAGTTCGGCGACGAGCCGGACACCCGCCACCTCGTGAAGGGAGCGGTCGCATGACCACCGCAACACTGCACGAGCAGCTGTTCCGGCTGCCCGACCTCGGCGAGGGACTGACCGAGGCGGAGATCATCGACTGGAAGGTCGCCGTCGGCGACACGGTGACGATCGACCAGATAGTGGTCGAGGTGGAGACCGCCAAGGCCGCGGTCGAGGTGCCGGTCCCGTACGCCGGCACCGTGCTGCGGCTGCACGCCGAGGCGGGCACGGCGCTGGGGGTGGGCGAACCGTTGATCACGGTGGGGTCGGGTGTCCCCGCCGGGGCCGACGGCACCGGCGGACGTCCGGGTGAGGATGCCGCCGAGCGCTACCGCGAGGAGGAGCAGGCCGGCTCCGGGAACGTGCTGATCGGCTACGGCACCGGCCACGAACCTGCGCCGCGCCGTCGCCGACGACGAGGCGCCCCGACCGCCACGGCTTCCGCGACTTCCGCGACTTCCGCGATCGATTCGACGGCCGCGGCAGGCCCGGCGGCCGTGGTTGTGCCGGCGGCCGACTCGGCGTTCGCGGCCGACTCGACGTCCACGGCCGGTCCCACGCCCACGGCAGGCCCAGCGACGGCGGCAGGCCCAGCGGCCGCAGTTGTGCCGCACGCCCCCCGGGCCATCTCGCCCCTCGTGCGGAGAATGGCCCGGGAACACGGAATCGATCTCACCGCGCTGGCGCCTTCCGGTCCCGCCGGAGTGGTCCTTCGACGCGATGTGGAGCAGGCCGTCGCCCAGGGCACGCGCCCCCCGGCGGAGCCCGCCCCCAGTGTGGAGCCCGTCTCCAACGGTCCCGTGCGTATCCCGCTGCGCGGTGTCCGCCGGGCCGTGGCGGACAAGCTCTCGCGCAGCCGGACCGAGATCCCCGACGCCACCACCTGGGTCGACGTGGACGCCACCGGACTGCTCCAGGCCAAGAAGGCACTGGAGGCCGCCGAACCGGGCCGTCGCGTCGGACTGCTCGCACTGCTGGCCCGGATCTGCGTCGCCGGTCTGCGCCGCTACCCCGAGTTGAACTCGGCAGTCGACACCGAACGGCGGGAGATCCTGCGCTTCGAGGAGGTGCACCTCGGCTTCGCCGCCCAGACCGACCGCGGGCTGGTCGTCCCCGTCGTACGCGACGCCCATCGGCTGACGACCGTACAACTGGCCGCCGAACTCGCCCGGTTGACCGAACTGGCCCGGACCGGAAGCCTGCCGCCCGACAGGCTGACCGGCGGGACCTTCACCCTCAACAATTACGGGGTGTTCGGTGTCGACGGCTCGACGCCCATCATCAACCACCCCGAGGCGGCGCTCCTCGGTGTGGGCCGCATCGTCGACAAACCCTGGGTGGTCGACGGCGCGCTCGCCGTGCGCAAGGTCACGCAGCTCTCGTTCAGCTTCGACCACCGGGTCTGCGACGGCGGTGTGGCCGGCGGCTTCCTCCGCTTCGTGGCCGACTGCGTGGAGCGCCCGGCGACCCTGCTCGCCGACGTCTGATCCCACGCGTCTTCTCTTGTTCTCTCCGCCTGGGCACACCGCACTCATCCACCTACCGAACGTTCGGCCTGGAGCCTCATGTCCACCACCGATCAGCATCCCGACTTCTTCGCCCGCCACGCGGCCCTGCTCCACAAGGCCGCGGAACGTACCGCCGACCGCGGCTACTGGACGCCCCACCCGGAGACACCGAGCACCTCCGCCTACGGAGCCGACGCGGCCGCACAGGGCGAGGCCGCCTTCCGCGACCTCCTCGACGGCCGCTTCCCGCTCGACGGACACCCCACCACCGGCACCGTGCCCGCCGCGGAGGTGTCGCCCTACGGCTTTCCCCTCGGCGTCAGCTACCCCCAGCTGGTGCCCGAGTTGGCCGTGGCCACCGCCAAGGCGGCGGCCACGGCCTGGCGTGCCGCGAGCCCCGACACCAGGGCCGGCGTCGCCGCCGAGATCCTGGCCCGGCTCAACGCGGCCAGTTTCGAGATCGCGCACGCCGTCCAGCACACCACCGGTCAGCCCTTCGTGATGGCGTTCCAGGCCGGCGGACCGCACGCCCAGGACCGCGGGCTGGAAGCGGTCGCGTACGCCTGGGAGGCACAGCGGCGCCATCCGGCCACCGCGCGCTGGACGAAGCCCCGGCGCCGGGGCGGACCGCTGGTCATGGACAAGACGTACACGCCGGTCGGCCGGGGTGTCGCGGTGCTCGTCGCCTGCAACACCTTCCCCACCTGGAACGGCTATCCGGGGCTCTTCGCGAGCCTGGTCACCGGTAACCCTGTCGTCGTCAAGCCGCACCGAGGGGCCGTGCTGCCGCTGGCGATCACCGTGCGGATCGCGCGTGAGGTGCTGGCGGAGGCGGGTTTCGACCCGGATGTCGTCCTGCTGGCCGCCTCGCGTCCCGAGGAGCGCATCGCCACCGACCTGGCCACCCATCCCGACGTGCGGATCGTGGACTTCACCGGTTCCAGCGAGTTCGGCGACTGGCTGGAGGCCAACGCCCGCCAGGCCGTCGTACACACCGAGAAGGCGGGGCTGAACACCGTCGTCGTGGACTCCGCGGACGACTACGCGGGGCTGCTGCGCAACCTGGCGTTCTCGCTGGCGCTCTACAGCGGCCAGATGTGCACCACGCCGCAGAACATCCTGGTGCCCCGCGACGGTTTCCCCACCGACCAAGGGCCGCGTACGGCCGACGAGTTCGCCGCCGATCTGGGCTCCGCGCTGGACGACCTGCTCGGCGATCCGGCCCGCGCCGCCGCCACCCTCGGCGCGATCGTGAACGGCGGAGTCCTCGCGCGGCTGGAGGAGGCGGCAGCCCTGGGCCGTACCGCCCATCCGTCGCGGACCGTGGAGCACCCGGACCACCCGGACGCCGTCGTGCGCACCCCGCTGGTGGCCCTGCTCGACGCCGAGGCCGACGAGAAGACATACACGAGCGAGTGGTTCGGGCCGGTCTCCTTCGTCATCGCCACCGACGACACCGCGCACTCCCTGCGCGTCCTGCACGACACCGTACGGCGCCACGGCGCGCTCACCGCCTGCGTGTACGCGACGGACGAGGGCGTGCTGGCGGCGACGCGTGCGACGGCCCTGGAAGCCGGGGTGCATCTCTCGGAGAACCTGACCGGGGACGTGTTCCCCAACCAGTCCGCCGCCTTCAGCGACTTCCACGGCACCTCGGCCAACCCGGCCGCCAACGCGACCCTGACCGACCCGGCGTTCGTCCACAGCCGGTTCTCGGTCCTCCAGTCCCGCCGTCACGCCACCACGGAGGAGCAGGCCCATGTCCGATGAGGTCTATCTGGTCGACGGGGCCCGCACCCCGCAGGGCCGCTACCGCGGGGCTCTGGCCTCCGTACGCCCCGACGACCTGGCCGCCCTCGTCGTCGGCGAGGCGGTGCGGCGCTCCGGCATCCCGGCCGAGGCCGTCGACGAGGTGATCCTCGGCGCCGCTAACCAGGCCG
This DNA window, taken from Streptomyces sp. NBC_00663, encodes the following:
- a CDS encoding alpha-ketoacid dehydrogenase subunit beta is translated as MAKVTMAQALNTALRDALREDERVLVFGEDVGPLGGVFRITDGLTRDFGEQRCFDTPLAEAGIVGLAVGMAMGGFRPVVEMQFDAFAYPAFEQVASHVAKFRNRTRGRIGLPMVIRIPYAGGIGGVEHHCDSSEAYYAHTPGLKVVTPATAEDAYWLLRDAVADPDPVIFLEPKKLYWSREEADLEAREAPPFGRAAIRRAGRDATLIAYGPSVPVALAAAEAAAEDGIDLEVVDLRTLVPFDDETVTESVRRTGRCVVVQEAQGFAGVGAEIAARVQERCFHSLAAPVLRVSGFDIPYPPPKLEYAHLPGVDRIRDAVDRLQFGDEPDTRHLVKGAVA
- a CDS encoding dihydrolipoamide acetyltransferase family protein; the encoded protein is MTTATLHEQLFRLPDLGEGLTEAEIIDWKVAVGDTVTIDQIVVEVETAKAAVEVPVPYAGTVLRLHAEAGTALGVGEPLITVGSGVPAGADGTGGRPGEDAAERYREEEQAGSGNVLIGYGTGHEPAPRRRRRRGAPTATASATSATSAIDSTAAAGPAAVVVPAADSAFAADSTSTAGPTPTAGPATAAGPAAAVVPHAPRAISPLVRRMAREHGIDLTALAPSGPAGVVLRRDVEQAVAQGTRPPAEPAPSVEPVSNGPVRIPLRGVRRAVADKLSRSRTEIPDATTWVDVDATGLLQAKKALEAAEPGRRVGLLALLARICVAGLRRYPELNSAVDTERREILRFEEVHLGFAAQTDRGLVVPVVRDAHRLTTVQLAAELARLTELARTGSLPPDRLTGGTFTLNNYGVFGVDGSTPIINHPEAALLGVGRIVDKPWVVDGALAVRKVTQLSFSFDHRVCDGGVAGGFLRFVADCVERPATLLADV
- the paaN gene encoding phenylacetic acid degradation protein PaaN, encoding MSTTDQHPDFFARHAALLHKAAERTADRGYWTPHPETPSTSAYGADAAAQGEAAFRDLLDGRFPLDGHPTTGTVPAAEVSPYGFPLGVSYPQLVPELAVATAKAAATAWRAASPDTRAGVAAEILARLNAASFEIAHAVQHTTGQPFVMAFQAGGPHAQDRGLEAVAYAWEAQRRHPATARWTKPRRRGGPLVMDKTYTPVGRGVAVLVACNTFPTWNGYPGLFASLVTGNPVVVKPHRGAVLPLAITVRIAREVLAEAGFDPDVVLLAASRPEERIATDLATHPDVRIVDFTGSSEFGDWLEANARQAVVHTEKAGLNTVVVDSADDYAGLLRNLAFSLALYSGQMCTTPQNILVPRDGFPTDQGPRTADEFAADLGSALDDLLGDPARAAATLGAIVNGGVLARLEEAAALGRTAHPSRTVEHPDHPDAVVRTPLVALLDAEADEKTYTSEWFGPVSFVIATDDTAHSLRVLHDTVRRHGALTACVYATDEGVLAATRATALEAGVHLSENLTGDVFPNQSAAFSDFHGTSANPAANATLTDPAFVHSRFSVLQSRRHATTEEQAHVR